In Chanodichthys erythropterus isolate Z2021 chromosome 7, ASM2448905v1, whole genome shotgun sequence, a genomic segment contains:
- the LOC137023106 gene encoding uncharacterized protein yields the protein MKSTVEIMYSESTQLYRNIQTMLLLFLISLLLDGASGAESDETVTVMEGDSVTLHTNLTEVQNDDTILWLFGPKDSILSQITRKSDLTSLFITDDWRFRGRLQVDQKTGSLTIRNTRFRHSGQYKLSISREKTTTKIFNVTVIDVVVETDGVKSVSVMEGDSVILQSDVSEVQRDVLIVWRFGDKGILLAKIDVENKEISLNDADGRFRDRLKLDLNGSLTIKNTRTTDSGLYEVQVRGRESSQRFHLSVNDLGQSPGVIAGIIVAALLVAAVVSSVVIYFRHKISELEKKTIEEEKVEVSDGCSATLNNKTNLEEDDKVQWWYQDDSDLIAETNRDESGVTHKKTYDGFDERFRSKLELDDSGSLKINNTMSIHSGLYILEISSKTRRIIKKIILTVKMITVPVEEGSSVPLKTDIEIQSEDEILWTFGAKNCLVVKADSGLTIGKKFIGRVELDQTNGSLTLKDMKNTDTGHFKLQIINSEQTTFRRFKVIVTGEQQNDSITERTPLKKVSVKSHAH from the exons ATGAAGAGCACAGTAGAGATCATGTATTCGGAATCTACACAGCTCTACAGAAACATACAGACGATGTTACTGCtgtttctcatctcattgcttTTGGACG GCGCTTCTGGTGCAGAATCAGATGAGACAGTGACcgtgatggagggagattctgTTACTCTACACACAAATCTTACTGAAGTACAGAATGATGATACAATACTGTGGCTGTTTGGACCTAAAGACTCTATCTTATCTCAAATAACAAGAAAGAGTGACCTAACTTCACTTTTTATAACCGATGACTGGAGATTCAGAGGCAGATTGCAGGTGGACCAAAAGACTGGATCTCTCACCATCAGAAACACCAGATTCAGACACTCTGGACAATATAAACTCAGCATCTCTAGAGAAAAGACTACGACAAAGATATTTAATGTCACTGTCATTG acgTGGTTGTTGAGACGGATGGAGTGAAGtcagtgtcagtgatggagggagattctgTCATTCTACAGAGTGATGTTTCTGAAGTACAGAGAGATGTTCTGATCGTGTGGAGATTTGGGGATAAAGGCATCCTCCTGGCTAAAATCGATGTGGAAAATAAAGAGATCTCATTAAACGATgctgatgggagattcagagacagactgaagctggatctaaatggatctctgaccatcaagAACACCAGAACCACAGACTCCGGACTTTATGAAGTACAGGTCAGAGGCCGTGAGAGCTCACAGCGATTCCATCTTTCAGTAAATG ATCTGGGTCAGTCTCCAGGTGTTATAGCAGGGATTATTGTTGCTGCTCTGCTGGTGGCTGCAGTTGTATCTTCTGTTGTAATTTACTTCCGCCATAAGATCTCTGAACTAGAAAAAA AGACAATTGAAGAGGAGAAAGTGGAAGTGTCAGACGGATGTTCTGCCActctaaataataaaactaaccTAGAGGAAGATGATAAGGTACAGTGGTGGTATCAAGATGACAGCGATCTCATTGCTGAAACCAACAGAGATGAAAGTGGAGTGACCCATAAAAAAACATATGATGGTTTTGATGAAAGATTCAGAAGCAAACTGGAGCTGGATGACAGTGGATCTCTCAAGATCAATAACACCATGAGTATTCACTCTGGACTCTATATACTAGAAATCAGCAGCAAAAccagaagaataataaaaaaaatcattcttacTGTCAAAA TGATTACAGTGCCAGTGGAGGAGGGAAGTTCTGTCCCTCTCAAGACTGATATTGAAATACAGAGTGAAGATGAGATACTGTGGACGTTTGGAGCGAAAAACTGTCTCGTTGTTAAAGCAGATTCAGGACTGACTATTGGTAAGAAATTTATAGGCAGAGTGGAGCTGGACCAGACGAATGGATCTCTGACACTCAAAGACATGAAAAACACAGACACTGGACATTTTAAACTACAGATCATCAACAGCGAACAGACCACATTCAGGAGATTCAAAGTGATTGTCACAG GAGAACAACAGAATGATTCAATAACTGAAAGGACTCCACTGAAAAAAGTGAGTGTGAAAAGTCACGCCCACTAA
- the LOC137023105 gene encoding uncharacterized protein isoform X1 has translation MSVSWVRFKNNGDSAEQRINSIQIIFINSDFTQLNNNMHNMLIFFLFLLFTDGVSGAETDEPESVMEGDSVILHTDITEIQNDDTILWLFGPKDSIISQITRKSDLTSLFITDDRKFRGRLQVDQKTGSLTIRNTRFRHSGQYKLSISREKTTTKIFNVTVFGVVGETDEVKSESVMEGKSVTLQNNVEVQRDDLIVWRFGDKGILLAKIDVETKEISLNDADERFRDRLQLNQNGSLTIKNTKTENAGLYGLQIRGRESTQRFLLSVSDPGLSSGVVAGIVFAALLVAAVLGAVVVYYRRKISELKKQMVEETKQSAMEGESITLPTDLTELQKDDKIKWWYQDENNLIAEIKENNEPAKFDGTDGRFRGKLRLFENGNLKITDIRTIHSGVYKLEIHNNRRTKYKKFTISVRVKTESVKEGGSVRLETSASIQTGDLLLWMFGAEKSLVATNATWPDTTDERFAGRVELNKKKGWLTIRNVRRTDRGHYKLQIINSKQTTCRRFNVDVTDSTGSQGNESVTVVMPLLKDEVVEGED, from the exons ATGTCAGTCAGTTGGGTGCGGTTCAAAAACAACGGAGATTCTGCGGAACAGAGAATAAACTCCATACAGATCATCTTTATTAATTCAGATTTTAcgcagctcaacaacaacatgcacaacatgttaatattttttctattCCTGTTGTTCACGGACG GTGTGTCTGGTGCGGAGACGGATGAACCCGAGTCcgtgatggagggagattctgTTATTCTACACACTGATATTACTGAAATACAAAACGATGATACAATACTGTGGCTGTTTGGACCTAAAGACTCTATCATATCTCAAATAACAAGAAAGAGTGACCTAACTTCACTTTTTATAACCGATGACAGGAAATTCAGAGGCAGATTGCAGGTGGACCAAAAAACTGGATCTCTCACCATCAGAAACACCAGATTCAGACACTCTGGACAATATAAACTCAGCATCTCTAGAGAAAAGACTACGACAAAGATATTTAATGTCACTGTCTTTG GCGTGGTTGGTGAGACAGATGAAGTGAAGTCAGAGTCAGTGATGGAGGGAAAGTCTGTCACCCTACAGAATAATGTTGAAGTACAGAGAGATGATCTAATAGTGTGGAGGTTTGGAGATAAAGGCATCCTTCTGGCTAAAATCGATGTGGAAACTAAAGAGATCTCATTAAACGATGCTGatgagagattcagagacagactgcaGCTGAACCAAAATGGCTCTCTGACCATCAAGAACACGAAAACCGAAAATGCTGGACTTTATGGACTACAGATCCGAGGCCGTGAGAGCACACAGCGATTCCTTCTTTCTGTCAGTG ATCCGGGTCTGTCTTCAGGTGTTGTAGCAGGGATTGTTTTTGCTGCTCTGCTGGTGGCTGCAGTTCTGGGTGCTGTTGTGGTTTACTATCGCCGCAAGATCTCTGAACTCAAAAAACAAATGG TTGAAGAGACAAAACAGTCAGCGATGGAGGGGGAATCTATCACTCTACCCACTGATCTTACTGAACTACAGAAAGATGACAAGATAAAGTGGTGGTATCAAGATGAAAACAATCTCATAGCTGAAATCAAAGAGAACAATGAGCCCGCTAAATTTGATGGGactgatgggagattcagaggcAAACTGAGATTATTTGAGAATGGAAATCTTAAAATCACAGACATCAGAACCATTCACTCTGGAGTTTATAAACTAGAGATCCACAACAACAGAAGAACCAAATATAAGAAATTCACCATTTCTGTGAGAG TAAAGACAGAGTCAGTGAAGGAGGGAGGTTCTGTCCGTCTCGAGACTAGTGCTTCTATACAGACAGGTGATCTGTTGCTGTGGATGTTTGGAGCTGAAAAGAGTCTTGTTGCTACAAATGCTACATGGCCAGATACAACAGATGAGAGATTCGCAGGAAGAGTGGAGCTGAACAAAAAGAAAGGATGGCTGACCATCAGGAACGTTAGACGTACAGACAGAGGACATTATAAATTACAGATCATCAACAGCAAACAGACCACATGCAGGAGATTCAATGTGGATGTCACTG ATTCCACAGGAAGCCAAGGGAATGAATCAGTGACTGTAGTGATGCCGCTGTTGAAAGATGAAGTTGTTGAAGGAGAGGATTAG
- the LOC137023105 gene encoding uncharacterized protein isoform X3, with amino-acid sequence MSVSWVRFKNNGDSAEQRINSIQIIFINSDFTQLNNNMHNMLIFFLFLLFTDGVSGAETDEPESVMEGDSVILHTDITEIQNDDTILWLFGPKDSIISQITRKSDLTSLFITDDRKFRGRLQVDQKTGSLTIRNTRFRHSGQYKLSISREKTTTKIFNVTVFGVVGETDEVKSESVMEGKSVTLQNNVEVQRDDLIVWRFGDKGILLAKIDVETKEISLNDADERFRDRLQLNQNGSLTIKNTKTENAGLYGLQIRGRESTQRFLLSVSDPGLSSGVVAGIVFAALLVAAVLGAVVVYYRRKISELKKQMVEETKQSAMEGESITLPTDLTELQKDDKIKWWYQDENNLIAEIKENNEPAKFDGTDGRFRGKLRLFENGNLKITDIRTIHSGVYKLEIHNNRRTKYKKFTISVRDSTGSQGNESVTVVMPLLKDEVVEGED; translated from the exons ATGTCAGTCAGTTGGGTGCGGTTCAAAAACAACGGAGATTCTGCGGAACAGAGAATAAACTCCATACAGATCATCTTTATTAATTCAGATTTTAcgcagctcaacaacaacatgcacaacatgttaatattttttctattCCTGTTGTTCACGGACG GTGTGTCTGGTGCGGAGACGGATGAACCCGAGTCcgtgatggagggagattctgTTATTCTACACACTGATATTACTGAAATACAAAACGATGATACAATACTGTGGCTGTTTGGACCTAAAGACTCTATCATATCTCAAATAACAAGAAAGAGTGACCTAACTTCACTTTTTATAACCGATGACAGGAAATTCAGAGGCAGATTGCAGGTGGACCAAAAAACTGGATCTCTCACCATCAGAAACACCAGATTCAGACACTCTGGACAATATAAACTCAGCATCTCTAGAGAAAAGACTACGACAAAGATATTTAATGTCACTGTCTTTG GCGTGGTTGGTGAGACAGATGAAGTGAAGTCAGAGTCAGTGATGGAGGGAAAGTCTGTCACCCTACAGAATAATGTTGAAGTACAGAGAGATGATCTAATAGTGTGGAGGTTTGGAGATAAAGGCATCCTTCTGGCTAAAATCGATGTGGAAACTAAAGAGATCTCATTAAACGATGCTGatgagagattcagagacagactgcaGCTGAACCAAAATGGCTCTCTGACCATCAAGAACACGAAAACCGAAAATGCTGGACTTTATGGACTACAGATCCGAGGCCGTGAGAGCACACAGCGATTCCTTCTTTCTGTCAGTG ATCCGGGTCTGTCTTCAGGTGTTGTAGCAGGGATTGTTTTTGCTGCTCTGCTGGTGGCTGCAGTTCTGGGTGCTGTTGTGGTTTACTATCGCCGCAAGATCTCTGAACTCAAAAAACAAATGG TTGAAGAGACAAAACAGTCAGCGATGGAGGGGGAATCTATCACTCTACCCACTGATCTTACTGAACTACAGAAAGATGACAAGATAAAGTGGTGGTATCAAGATGAAAACAATCTCATAGCTGAAATCAAAGAGAACAATGAGCCCGCTAAATTTGATGGGactgatgggagattcagaggcAAACTGAGATTATTTGAGAATGGAAATCTTAAAATCACAGACATCAGAACCATTCACTCTGGAGTTTATAAACTAGAGATCCACAACAACAGAAGAACCAAATATAAGAAATTCACCATTTCTGTGAGAG ATTCCACAGGAAGCCAAGGGAATGAATCAGTGACTGTAGTGATGCCGCTGTTGAAAGATGAAGTTGTTGAAGGAGAGGATTAG
- the LOC137023105 gene encoding uncharacterized protein isoform X2, protein MTGNSEADCRWTKKLDLSPSETPDSDTLDNINSASLEKRLRQRYLMSLSLTIFRTQTEEIEISVTVPPLTVHATTIYKVQKGVVGETDEVKSESVMEGKSVTLQNNVEVQRDDLIVWRFGDKGILLAKIDVETKEISLNDADERFRDRLQLNQNGSLTIKNTKTENAGLYGLQIRGRESTQRFLLSVSDPGLSSGVVAGIVFAALLVAAVLGAVVVYYRRKISELKKQMVEETKQSAMEGESITLPTDLTELQKDDKIKWWYQDENNLIAEIKENNEPAKFDGTDGRFRGKLRLFENGNLKITDIRTIHSGVYKLEIHNNRRTKYKKFTISVRVKTESVKEGGSVRLETSASIQTGDLLLWMFGAEKSLVATNATWPDTTDERFAGRVELNKKKGWLTIRNVRRTDRGHYKLQIINSKQTTCRRFNVDVTDSTGSQGNESVTVVMPLLKDEVVEGED, encoded by the exons ATGACAGGAAATTCAGAGGCAGATTGCAGGTGGACCAAAAAACTGGATCTCTCACCATCAGAAACACCAGATTCAGACACTCTGGACAATATAAACTCAGCATCTCTAGAGAAAAGACTACGACAAAGATATTTAATGTCACTGTCTTTG actatcttcagaacacaaacggAAGAAATCGAGATTTCTGTGACTGTCCCTCCACTTACAGTTCACGCAACTACCATTtacaaggtccagaaag GCGTGGTTGGTGAGACAGATGAAGTGAAGTCAGAGTCAGTGATGGAGGGAAAGTCTGTCACCCTACAGAATAATGTTGAAGTACAGAGAGATGATCTAATAGTGTGGAGGTTTGGAGATAAAGGCATCCTTCTGGCTAAAATCGATGTGGAAACTAAAGAGATCTCATTAAACGATGCTGatgagagattcagagacagactgcaGCTGAACCAAAATGGCTCTCTGACCATCAAGAACACGAAAACCGAAAATGCTGGACTTTATGGACTACAGATCCGAGGCCGTGAGAGCACACAGCGATTCCTTCTTTCTGTCAGTG ATCCGGGTCTGTCTTCAGGTGTTGTAGCAGGGATTGTTTTTGCTGCTCTGCTGGTGGCTGCAGTTCTGGGTGCTGTTGTGGTTTACTATCGCCGCAAGATCTCTGAACTCAAAAAACAAATGG TTGAAGAGACAAAACAGTCAGCGATGGAGGGGGAATCTATCACTCTACCCACTGATCTTACTGAACTACAGAAAGATGACAAGATAAAGTGGTGGTATCAAGATGAAAACAATCTCATAGCTGAAATCAAAGAGAACAATGAGCCCGCTAAATTTGATGGGactgatgggagattcagaggcAAACTGAGATTATTTGAGAATGGAAATCTTAAAATCACAGACATCAGAACCATTCACTCTGGAGTTTATAAACTAGAGATCCACAACAACAGAAGAACCAAATATAAGAAATTCACCATTTCTGTGAGAG TAAAGACAGAGTCAGTGAAGGAGGGAGGTTCTGTCCGTCTCGAGACTAGTGCTTCTATACAGACAGGTGATCTGTTGCTGTGGATGTTTGGAGCTGAAAAGAGTCTTGTTGCTACAAATGCTACATGGCCAGATACAACAGATGAGAGATTCGCAGGAAGAGTGGAGCTGAACAAAAAGAAAGGATGGCTGACCATCAGGAACGTTAGACGTACAGACAGAGGACATTATAAATTACAGATCATCAACAGCAAACAGACCACATGCAGGAGATTCAATGTGGATGTCACTG ATTCCACAGGAAGCCAAGGGAATGAATCAGTGACTGTAGTGATGCCGCTGTTGAAAGATGAAGTTGTTGAAGGAGAGGATTAG
- the LOC137023107 gene encoding uncharacterized protein: protein MRLQMSGHFQRFTALLVVDIRTENMVYAFVLFCFCLCRLVDVADAVKTISVDEGDSVTLNSDVTEVQKYLLIQWMFENKRIAEFNRMTQTISTYDTADGRFKDRLKLDPTGSLTIINTRTSDSGLYKLMIVSEETKYKSFNVTVNESPQTTSSPDRSLSSNFVTSSFVVNQTENNNHTELHQPSSDIHCCGFTEAVIRLVLSALVVVATVAVLVYDIRSTRSELINTEETKHYHQTLEKSDQQCELSRRFSSRYVEI, encoded by the exons ATGCGGCTTCAAATGTCGGGACACTTTCAGAGATTTACAGCATTATTGGTGGTGGACATACGTACAGAGAATATGGTTTacgcttttgttttgttctgtttttgtttgtgtcgTCTGGTTG ATGTGGCCGATGCAGTGAAGACAATATCAGTGGACGAGGGAGATTCTGTCACTCTAAACTCTGATGTAACTGAAGTACAGAAATATTTGTTGATTCAGTGGATGTTCGAAAACAAAAGAATAGCTGAATTTAACAGGATGACTCAAACCATCTCAACCTATGATACTGCTGATGGGAGATTCAAAGACAGACTGAAACTGGATccgactggatctctgaccatcataAACACTAGAACCTCAGACTCTGGACTTTATAAACTTATGATTGTCAGCGAAGAGACCAAATACAAAAGTTTCAATGTTACTGTCAATG AATCTCCACAGACTACATCATCACCGGACAGATCATTAAGTTCAAATTTTGTGACGTCCAGCTTTGTGGTAAATCAAACTGAGAATAACAACCACACTGAACTCCATCAACCAAGTTCAG acaTTCACTGTTGTGGTTTCACTGAAGCTGTGATTCGATTGGTCCTCTCTGCTCTGGTGGTCGTGGCTACTGTTGCTGTGCTGGTTTATGACATCAGATCTACAAGAAGTGAGCTGATCAACACAGAAGAGACTAAACATTACCACCAGACTCTTGAGAAATCAGACCAACAGTGTGAATTGAGCAGAAGGTTTAGTTCCAGATACGTTGAGATATAA
- the pglyrp5 gene encoding peptidoglycan recognition protein 5, giving the protein MDGHTPRKTVDMNSVAVVCRRAWNAVDPRDRTEMKSPAQTVIVHHTALRYCSNPCDSVPHLAHIQHMHMQERGFDDIGYNFLISGDGVVYEGRGWGIVGAHAKEHNFHSVGIAFMGNFNDELPSSASLSALLRLLHIGVLHGHVQPSFVLVGHRDVAKTACPGEHLYSLLPKLREQLQNH; this is encoded by the exons ATGGACGGACACACACCTAGAAAAACCGTGGACATGAACTCGG TGGCTGTAGTGTGTCGTCGTGCTTGGAACGCAGTGGATCCTCGAGACAGGACAGAGATGAAGAGTCCCGCACAGACTGTGATAGTTCACCACACAGCGCTCCGGTACTGCTCGAATCCGTGCGACAGCGTCCCTCACCTCGCTCACATCCAGCACATGCACATGCAAGAGAGGGGATTCGACGATATCGGTTACAA CTTTCTGATCTCTGGAGATGGGGTGGTGTATGAAGGGCGGGGATGGGGGATTGTAGGGGCCCACGCAAAGGAACACAACTTCCATTCTGTTGGCATCGCCTTCATGGGCAACTTCAATG ATGAATTGCCCAGTTCTGCGTCACTGTCCGCTCTGCTGAGACTGCTGCACATTGGAGTGCTTCACGGTCATGTGCAACCCAGTTTTGTGCTCGTGGGACATAGAGACGTGGCAAAAACGGCGTGTCCGGGGGAACATTTATACTCTCTGCTGCCAAAACTAAGAGAACAATTACAAAACCATTGA